The Lactuca sativa cultivar Salinas chromosome 2, Lsat_Salinas_v11, whole genome shotgun sequence genome includes a window with the following:
- the LOC111899837 gene encoding DNA damage-repair/toleration protein DRT100: protein MGTSLLITAVLVLLVGTAVKGCPPSDKAALLAFKAALHEPYLGIFKSWKGNDCCKKWYGISCDPTTKRVADINLRGESEDPIFQKAHRTGYMNGTISPAICKLTRLSSVIIADWKGISGIIPPCISSLPFLRILDLIGNQLSGEIPFDIGKLSRLTVLNIADNRITGRMPRSIANLSSLMHLDLRNNLISGTIPQNFGKLRMLSRALLSGNRIYGPIPYTISYIYRLSDLDLSLNRISGPVPESLGKMAVLATLNLDGNMISGKLPATLINSSISILNLSRNAIEGNIPDVFGPRSYFMMMDLSYNNLKGPIPKSIASASYIGHLDLSHNHLCGAIPAGSWFEHLEAASFVNNDCLCGKPLKSC, encoded by the coding sequence ATGGGTACCTCATTGTTGATTACAGCTGTTTTAGTGTTGCTTGTCGGAACCGCCGTTAAAGGCTGTCCGCCGTCGGATAAGGCGGCGTTACTGGCCTTCAAAGCCGCCTTACACGAGCCTTACTTGGGCATCTTTAAGTCGTGGAAGGGTAACGACTGTTGTAAGAAATGGTACGGTATCAGTTGTGATCCGACTACCAAACGGGTTGCCGACATCAACCTCCGTGGAGAGTCCGAAGACCCGATTTTCCAGAAGGCTCATCGGACCGGGTACATGAACGGAACCATTTCTCCAGCTATTTGCAAGCTGACGAGGCTATCAAGTGTCATTATTGCTGACTGGAAGGGTATTTCCGGTATTATACCTCCATGTATCTCCTCTCTGCCGTTCCTCCGTATCCTCGACCTCATCGGAAACCAACTCTCCGGTGAAATCCCTTTCGATATCGGCAAACTCAGCCGTCTGACGGTTCTTAACATTGCCGACAACCGAATCACCGGTAGAATGCCCAGATCAATTGCTAATCTATCGTCGTTGATGCATTTAGATCTCCGAAACAACTTGATTTCGGGAACCATACCACAAAACTTCGGGAAGCTGAGGATGCTGAGTCGCGCGTTACTGAGCGGCAACAGGATCTACGGACCGATTCCATACACGATTTCTTACATCTACCGTCTCTCCGACCTCGATCTGTCGCTGAACAGGATCTCCGGACCTGTTCCTGAATCTCTAGGGAAAATGGCGGTGTTGGCGACATTGAATCTGGATGGAAACATGATTTCAGGTAAGCTACCAGCCACATTGATCAACTCAAGCATTAGCATCTTAAACCTTAGCAGAAACGCTATCGAAGGCAACATACCGGACGTGTTCGGGCCTAGATCTTACTTCATGATGATGGATTTGTCGTACAACAATCTGAAAGGACCGATCCCGAAGTCGATAGCGTCCGCGTCTTACATCGGACATCTTGATCTGAGTCACAACCATCTGTGTGGGGCGATTCCGGCTGGATCCTGGTTCGAGCACCTTGAAGCGGCATCGTTTGTTAACAATGACTGTTTGTGTGGAAAGCCTCTTAAATCTTGTTAA